Proteins from a genomic interval of Rhodococcoides fascians A25f:
- a CDS encoding alpha/beta hydrolase: MTPVASADELPASTTQSSNGSRIESVSTLDNRQVQLQVFSASMNRTIPVTVQRPADESVSRPVLYLLNGAGGGEDAASWQSQTDAEAFLSDKNAWIVTPQKGKWSYYTDWLQDDPKLGSNKWSTFLGEELPPLIDAQFDTNGRQSLAALSMTGTSVLNIAIKYPGKFTGVAAYSGCAQTSDPIGQQFVKLVVETYGGGNVENMWGPLDGPVWRENDPLLNAEKLRGTQIYMSTGSGLPGIPNDTYANPRLNNDPATLANQVIVGGGIEVATNFCTSNLAKRLDQLGIPATVDFRPVGNHSWGYWQDDLHKSWPFLAGSLGI; encoded by the coding sequence ATGACGCCCGTCGCGTCCGCGGACGAGCTGCCCGCTTCGACGACCCAGTCGAGCAACGGATCCCGCATCGAGTCGGTGAGCACTCTCGACAACCGCCAGGTGCAGTTGCAGGTGTTCTCCGCGTCGATGAACCGCACCATTCCCGTCACGGTGCAGCGGCCTGCCGACGAGAGCGTGTCGCGTCCGGTGCTGTACCTGCTCAACGGTGCAGGTGGCGGCGAGGATGCCGCGTCGTGGCAGTCGCAGACCGACGCCGAGGCATTCCTCTCCGACAAGAACGCCTGGATCGTGACTCCGCAGAAGGGGAAGTGGTCGTACTACACCGACTGGCTGCAGGACGATCCGAAGCTCGGCAGCAACAAGTGGAGCACCTTCCTCGGTGAAGAACTTCCCCCGCTGATCGATGCTCAGTTCGACACCAACGGTCGCCAGTCGCTCGCAGCGTTGTCGATGACGGGTACTTCGGTCCTCAACATCGCGATCAAGTACCCCGGCAAGTTCACCGGCGTCGCGGCATACAGCGGTTGCGCACAGACCTCGGACCCGATCGGACAGCAGTTCGTCAAGCTCGTCGTCGAGACGTACGGCGGCGGCAACGTCGAGAACATGTGGGGACCGCTCGACGGCCCCGTGTGGCGCGAGAACGACCCACTGCTCAACGCAGAGAAGCTCCGCGGCACGCAGATCTACATGAGCACCGGCAGCGGCCTGCCCGGCATTCCGAACGACACCTACGCGAACCCGCGCTTGAACAACGACCCGGCGACCCTCGCCAACCAGGTCATCGTCGGCGGCGGTATCGAGGTGGCCACCAACTTCTGCACGTCGAACCTGGCGAAGCGACTCGACCAGCTCGGAATTCCGGCCACCGTCGACTTCCGTCCGGTCGGTAACCACTCCTGGGGCTACTGGCAGGACGACCTGCACAAGTCCTGGCCGTTCCTGGCGGGATCGCTCGGTATCTGA
- a CDS encoding NAD(P)/FAD-dependent oxidoreductase gives MARPRVLVLGGGFGGLHAARRLRNEDVDVTVLERGTSHVFQPLLYQCATGLVSEGSIASPLRHLLRKQKNVYVALGEATSVTAVGDGGVVTASRFDGSTFELPYEYLVVAVGMQQAYHGHDEYVQWAPGMKTLDDALAIRRKLISAFEMAESLPTAEERRPWLTFAVAGGGPTGVELAGQIRELASRALAKEFDSIHPSEARVLLFHGGDRVLESFPDSLTKKAQRTLDTVGVETHLVVHVTDVTATDVEVTAKAEPKTVTRYDTHTVLWTAGVEAVPFVKQLADAMGVQQDRSGRIAVQPDLSIPGHRNVFVVGDIMSLNKLAGVAEVAMQGGKAAGAAIAADVSGSARSDFKYRDLGTAAYIARGHALVQAGPLKMSGFLGWVSWGVIHIAFLAGNRNRVGTLINWAATLATGTRRERAITYGDPATARKPYN, from the coding sequence ATGGCACGTCCACGGGTTTTGGTCCTCGGCGGCGGATTCGGCGGACTTCATGCCGCACGACGCCTCCGCAACGAGGACGTCGATGTGACCGTACTCGAGCGCGGTACCTCGCACGTCTTTCAGCCGTTGCTCTACCAGTGCGCCACCGGTCTGGTGTCCGAGGGCTCGATCGCCAGCCCACTACGTCACCTGCTGCGCAAACAGAAGAACGTGTATGTGGCACTGGGTGAAGCGACGTCCGTTACCGCCGTCGGCGACGGCGGAGTGGTGACGGCCAGTCGATTCGACGGGTCGACCTTCGAGCTGCCCTACGAATACCTCGTCGTCGCCGTCGGAATGCAGCAGGCGTATCACGGACACGACGAATACGTGCAATGGGCGCCGGGAATGAAGACCCTCGACGACGCCCTCGCGATTCGCCGAAAGTTGATCTCCGCCTTCGAGATGGCCGAATCCCTGCCCACCGCCGAGGAGCGTCGGCCGTGGCTCACCTTCGCCGTCGCCGGGGGAGGCCCGACGGGCGTCGAACTTGCCGGCCAGATACGGGAACTCGCCAGCAGGGCGTTGGCGAAGGAGTTCGATTCGATCCACCCGTCGGAAGCTCGCGTGCTCCTCTTTCACGGCGGCGACCGCGTACTCGAATCGTTTCCCGACTCGTTGACGAAGAAGGCGCAGCGCACCCTCGACACCGTCGGAGTGGAAACCCATCTCGTGGTTCACGTCACTGATGTCACGGCCACCGACGTCGAAGTGACGGCCAAGGCCGAACCGAAGACGGTCACTCGCTACGACACGCACACAGTGCTGTGGACCGCAGGCGTGGAAGCTGTTCCGTTCGTGAAGCAACTTGCCGACGCGATGGGCGTGCAGCAGGACCGATCGGGACGCATCGCCGTGCAGCCCGACCTGTCGATCCCGGGACACCGCAACGTCTTCGTCGTCGGAGACATCATGTCGCTGAACAAGCTCGCCGGAGTGGCAGAAGTGGCGATGCAGGGTGGTAAGGCTGCGGGCGCGGCGATCGCGGCCGACGTATCCGGTTCCGCGCGTTCGGATTTCAAGTATCGAGACCTCGGCACCGCGGCCTACATCGCGCGCGGACACGCACTGGTGCAGGCCGGGCCGCTGAAGATGTCGGGATTCCTCGGCTGGGTATCGTGGGGCGTCATCCACATCGCGTTCCTGGCCGGCAACCGCAATCGCGTCGGGACGCTCATCAACTGGGCCGCAACCCTGGCCACCGGAACCCGACGCGAACGCGCCATCACCTACGGCGACCCGGCAACGGCGCGCAAGCCGTACAACTGA
- a CDS encoding DUF305 domain-containing protein: MRTKLVAALAVATVSAFLIAGCSSDSSPDSTPAGSSSSSSASANVSEEFNDADAMFAQMMYPHHAQAVEMAAMVEGRTDDPDILTLASAIEAAQQPEMDRMTAWLTEWGQPAPSSDMGEMSGMDHSSGMGMMSQQDMDALTAASGAEFDRQWLTMMIAHHTGAIEMANIEIADGSNPDAQEMARTIVATQQQEIDTMQQLLG, translated from the coding sequence ATGCGTACAAAACTGGTCGCTGCGCTGGCTGTTGCCACCGTGAGCGCATTCCTCATCGCCGGCTGCAGCAGCGACAGCTCGCCGGATTCGACGCCGGCGGGGAGTTCGTCCTCGTCATCAGCGTCGGCGAACGTTTCCGAGGAGTTCAACGATGCCGATGCGATGTTCGCGCAGATGATGTACCCGCATCATGCGCAGGCGGTCGAGATGGCCGCGATGGTCGAGGGCCGCACCGACGATCCCGACATCTTGACGTTGGCGTCGGCGATCGAGGCGGCGCAGCAGCCCGAGATGGATCGAATGACCGCGTGGCTCACCGAGTGGGGCCAGCCCGCACCCTCGTCCGACATGGGTGAGATGAGCGGAATGGACCACAGTTCGGGCATGGGCATGATGTCCCAACAGGACATGGATGCGTTGACTGCTGCGTCGGGTGCGGAGTTCGACCGCCAGTGGTTGACGATGATGATCGCCCACCACACCGGTGCGATCGAGATGGCGAACATCGAGATCGCCGACGGCTCGAACCCCGACGCGCAGGAGATGGCTCGCACGATCGTGGCAACTCAACAGCAGGAAATCGACACGATGCAGCAGTTGCTCGGCTGA
- a CDS encoding DUF6153 family protein translates to MHSVDRHGRRGSAVMTTVLIAVSIFGVLLMHSVTPTTTVSGAHPAMASESRHGSADQVAAAEPDCPSAHQMMHPCAGTTASWPALSGPMAGNAIDVMLVTTDGIGGRAQFAAERAPPWTLWELDRSVTLRV, encoded by the coding sequence ATGCACTCAGTGGATCGACACGGCCGCCGGGGCAGTGCCGTGATGACGACAGTGCTGATCGCTGTGTCGATTTTCGGGGTGCTCCTCATGCATTCGGTTACACCGACAACAACGGTGAGCGGGGCGCATCCCGCTATGGCGTCGGAGTCCCGCCACGGGAGCGCGGATCAGGTAGCGGCCGCTGAGCCCGATTGCCCGTCGGCACATCAGATGATGCATCCCTGCGCGGGAACCACGGCGTCGTGGCCTGCCCTGTCGGGACCCATGGCCGGCAATGCCATCGACGTCATGTTGGTGACGACCGATGGCATCGGTGGCCGTGCCCAGTTCGCCGCGGAGCGTGCGCCGCCGTGGACTCTGTGGGAGTTGGACCGATCGGTGACCTTGCGAGTGTGA
- a CDS encoding universal stress protein, which yields MNASSRVVVGVDGSATSLDAVRWATREAVRRHAPLELVTSSLFAPGTYGDAISLRIGAFADPDVEAKRVLTAAVDVAHKTAAGNSLILDTRLEHGSAARNLTHFDIAPALIVVGSRGLGEFTGGLVGSVSTAVVSHATCPVAVIKSNTVSDGPVVVGVDCTSNSQPAIGFALQEASMRGVDLVAVHAWSDLELGSVLTRDEDGPWADSELAEKTSLAESLAGWSEDYPDVTIRRVVVQDRPVRELVRASENAQLIVVGSRGRGGFVSMLLGSTSRAVLHSVDVPVVVVPTNR from the coding sequence ATGAATGCATCGAGCCGGGTCGTCGTCGGAGTCGACGGATCTGCCACATCGCTCGACGCGGTCCGCTGGGCAACACGCGAGGCCGTACGACGCCACGCCCCGCTCGAGTTGGTCACGTCGTCACTGTTCGCACCGGGAACATACGGCGATGCCATCAGCCTCCGTATCGGCGCGTTCGCAGATCCGGATGTCGAGGCCAAGCGGGTGTTGACCGCTGCGGTCGACGTTGCGCACAAGACCGCGGCGGGCAATTCGCTGATTCTCGACACTCGTCTCGAACACGGCTCGGCTGCACGCAATCTCACGCATTTCGATATCGCGCCGGCGCTGATCGTTGTCGGTTCGAGGGGCCTCGGCGAGTTCACCGGCGGCCTGGTCGGGTCGGTCAGTACCGCCGTCGTGTCGCACGCGACATGCCCCGTTGCAGTGATCAAGTCGAACACCGTCAGCGACGGTCCGGTCGTCGTGGGTGTGGATTGCACGTCCAACAGCCAGCCCGCCATCGGTTTCGCTCTGCAGGAAGCGTCGATGCGAGGCGTCGATCTCGTTGCGGTACATGCGTGGAGCGACCTCGAGCTCGGGAGCGTCCTGACGCGTGACGAGGATGGGCCGTGGGCAGATTCGGAACTCGCCGAGAAGACTTCGCTGGCCGAGAGCCTTGCCGGATGGTCGGAGGACTATCCCGACGTCACCATCCGCCGGGTGGTAGTTCAGGACAGACCCGTTCGCGAACTGGTCCGAGCCTCCGAGAACGCGCAGCTGATCGTGGTCGGCAGCCGTGGCCGAGGCGGCTTCGTCTCGATGCTGCTGGGATCGACCTCACGCGCGGTGCTGCATTCGGTCGATGTCCCCGTCGTCGTCGTACCCACGAACCGATGA